A DNA window from Trypanosoma brucei brucei TREU927 chromosome 10, whole genome shotgun sequence contains the following coding sequences:
- a CDS encoding choline dehydrogenase, putative: protein MRCNKALHRYDAVVVGGGLAGCLVAGRLAMDNRRIAVIEEGEDIRRQPRWHRNLACSLLSHRCGGRGYESHTNVTTPQLSHEKENAPAPVMIPTPKVLGGGGVMGGRSWLIGDEADWTATPWDFRGDLLPRVQRLENVEGAGPHRGRRGRFTVGRSHAQSPLFRVFCEAMSKDTSITSDFNKKAFAVRTGCGRTESFVDPNTGVAHTTLQSYLMDAIELRRPLDVICNARVFGISSGKDDPAIATGVSYTQKGETVHVEADDVILCAGGIGTPLLLAASRGPLPIDQSVGTNFWDAPQVKLQFRTPSSLSHNCFMDPLVQAFLWPNVTYGTPISSLRSAYDDMICFWSSTGGQTPDVKFIFQPFTLNNDGSQPKNVTHGVQIIAQLLKPKSRGSICADGTINPQYFSHTDDAAVLSKAVARVKELSKVLPFSNLFSELIAEHFESAGVYGGATYPAVAPETFLVKGTRNVYACDESILPSPLLGGSLPFILALGEKFSDHYLQKLETTGKAAASEGIDAKARIIY from the coding sequence ATGCGGTGCAACAAAGCATTACATCGGTATGATGCTGTTGTGGTGGGTGGGGGTCTTGCGGGGTGCCTTGTCGCCGGCCGTCTTGCGATGGACAACCGGCGGATTGCCGTTATTGAAGAGGGTGAAGATATTCGGCGACAGCCCCGGTGGCATCGTAACTTGGCATGTAGCCTCCTGTCGCATAGATGCGGGGGCCGTGGTTACGAGAGCCATACCAACGTTACAACTCCTCAGCTTTCgcatgaaaaggaaaatgccCCTGCACCCGTCATGATTCCAACACCGAAAGTGCTTGGCGGTGGCGGAGTCATGGGAGGCCGGTCATGGCTTATTGGTGATGAGGCGGATTGGACTGCAACTCCATGGGACTTCCGTGGTGATCTTTTACCTCGTGTGCAACGCTTGGAAAATGTGGAAGGCGCAGGCCCACACCGCGGTCGTCGGGGGAGGTTTACCGTTGGTCGCTCGCACGCCCAATCTCCACTTTTTAGGGTATTTTGCGAAGCAATGTCAAAAGACACGTCAATAACAAGTGATTTCAACAAGAAGGCGTTTGCTGTGCGGACGGGTTGCGGGCGTACTGAGTCTTTTGTAGACCCAAATACAGGTGTGGCGCATACCACACTGCAGAGTTACTTGATGGACGCCATCGAACTTAGGCGACCGCTAGACGTGATATGCAACGCGAGAGTCTTTGGTATCAGCAGCGGTAAGGACGACCCGGCTATTGCAACTGGTGTCTCCTACACCCAAAAGGGTGAAACGGTGCATGTTGAAGCAGATGATGTTATTCTTTGCGCTGGAGGGATCGGTACACCATTACTCTTAGCTGCATCCCGCGGTCCACTTCCCATCGACCAGTCGGTTGGCACAAATTTTTGGGATGCACCGCAGGTGAAGCTCCAATTTCGTACCCCATCGTCGCTCAGTCACAATTGCTTCATGGACCCGTTGGTGCAGGCATTTTTGTGGCCCAATGTAACGTACGGCACCCCTATTAGTTCCCTGCGTTCTGCATATGACGACATGATTTGTTTCTGGTCGAGCACAGGAGGACAAACCCCTGATGTAAAATTCATTTTTCAGCCGTTCACGCTCAACAATGACGGCTCACAACCGAAAAATGTGACTCATGGAGTGCAGATTATTGCTCAGCTGCTGAAGCCCAAAAGTCGCGGGTCCATATGCGCTGATGGCACCATTAACCCGCAGTATTTTTCCCATACGGATGATGCAGCAGTTCTCAGCAAAGCCGTGGCGCGAGTGAAGGAGCTGTCGAAGGTATTGCCTTTTTCTAACCTTTTTTCTGAACTTATTGCTGAGCATTTTGAGTCAGCAGGCGTCTACGGCGGGGCAACGTACCCGGCGGTCGCACCTGAGACATTTCTCGTGAAAGGTACGCGAAACGTGTATGCATGTGACGAAAGTATTTTGCCCTCCCCATTGTTAGGTGGATCTCTGCCTTTTATATTGGCTTTAGGGGAAAAATTTAGTGATCATTATTTGCAGAAACTGGAGACTACCGGTAAAGCAGCTGCATCGGAAGGTATCGATGCGAAGGCGCGTATAATTTATTGA